The DNA window AAAATATTGTGAAAGCTTAGGATTAAAATTACAAGTTGAGCCTACTAACCTTAGTGAGATGCTATTTGGAGAGAAAGAGGTAAAAAATCCTTGCTTCCTATGTGGGAGAATAAGAAGGGGAATACTATACAGAATGATGAAGGAGCAAAATATAAATAAGCTTGCTCTTGGACATCATAAAGATGATATTATAGAGACTTTCCTTATGAATGTATTCTATCAAGGAAACATGAAAATGATGAAACCTAGCTATGTATCTGAAGAGTATGGGGTAAGGGTAATCAGACCTCTTGCCTATGTTGAGGAGAGTGACATCATCAGATATGTAAAAAAACAGGAGTTACCTGTGGTAGCCTCAGATTGTCCATACGAGACTAGTGAGAACTCTAAGAGACTTAGAGTAAAAAATCTTATCAAAGAGTTGTCTACTGAAAACAAAGATGTTAGAAGTGTTGTTTTCAATAGTATTAAAGAGTTACTAGATTAATTTATTCTAGTTAAATATCTTATGTCATATACTCAAATATTTCTATTTTTTTTAGAATATGATATAATTAGAAAAACAAGATGACATAATGAAATTTGAAAGGTGAAAAGATGAATATTCTCGTGGTACAAAGAGAGAAAAAACAGGGTGAGTATATAGCTAAGGGACTTAAGGAGTCTGGATATAGTGTAGATTATACTGATAACTTAGAGGAAGCTTCACATCTATTGGAGATGATTTCCTACAATTTAGCTATAATTGATACTGTCATCTCTAAAAAATCGGGGGTAGATTTTTGTAAGAGTATTAGGGATATTAGCAACTCTATTGGAATACTTTTCTTATCCTCAGATACTGATATCAATATAAAGGTCAAAGCCTTAGAGTGTGGTGGAGATGACTATGTAGTAAAACCTTTTCCTTTTATAGAGCTTCTAGCTAGAGTTAAAGCTATCTTACGTAGAACAGGAGCAAAGAGCGTGGTCAATAATACATTAAGTATAAAGGGATTGACTCTTAACTATCTAACTAGAGAGGTCTATAGAGAAGAGAGAAAAATTGAATTAACATCAAAAGAGTTTTCTCTTCTAGAGTATTTTATGAGGAATAAAAATATAGTTCTCACTCGTACAGTTCTAAAGGAGCAGATATGGGGAATAGACTTTCTATCTGATACCAATATTGTAGATGTATATGTTACCCATCTAAGAAACAAGATAGATAAAGAATTTAATTACAAGTTTCTTCAGACAGTAAGGGGAGCTGGCTATATTTTTAAGGGGTAGTGAAGGGAGTTAATTATGAATTTTTATGAAAAGATGTTAATAAAAGTATTAGAAAAAAGTATGTCTGCACAGGATAGTGAGATACTAAAAAAATTAAAATCTGGAATAGATTTAAGTGTCCAAGATAAAAAAGAGCTTGAGGAGTTAATCGATAGCTTATAGGCAGGAGGAGTTATGAAATTTATATATGATAGAAATAAGACAGCTGTAATTTTCGGAGAGAAGGAGTACAGTTACAAAGAGATTATTAAAGGTATAAAGTACTACTCTACTCTTCTGAAGGAAGCTGGAAAAGTGGTTGTAACTATGGAGAATAGACCAGAGATGATATGTTCTATCTTCTCTATCTGGAATAGTGAACAAACTGCTGTTGTTTTGGATTCTGGGTATACTGGAGAACAGTTTGCTTACGCTTTTTCTGATTCAGAGCCTAGATATATTTTCACATCTAAAAAAGTTGTTGGGAGAGTAAGAGAGGGAGTAGAATTATCTAAAAAAAATATAGAGATAATAGTAATAGATGATATCTCTATCCCAGAAGAATTCACACCTGATAATTATGAGGTAGTTATTGAAGATTTAGAAAGAGTTGCTCTTCTACTATATACATCAGGAACTACTGGTAATCCAAAGGGAGTTATGCTTACATTTAACAACTTAGAATCAAATATAAAGGCTGTAAGAGAGATTGATCTTGTAAATGATAGTGATAGAGTTTTAGCAATTCTACCTTATCACCACATTTTACCTCTTAATCTAACAATGTTGATGCCTATGTATTTTGGAACATTCTTAGTAATACTTGAGGAGTTATCTTCAGAGGCTTTAAAGACAGCTCTAA is part of the Candidatus Fusobacterium pullicola genome and encodes:
- a CDS encoding tRNA 2-thiocytidine(32) synthetase TtcA, which produces MEKEKSNSILKNIEGKGFGKTIWSPIGRAMHKYNMVEPGDRIAVGVSGGKDSITTLNALVRVKKIAQIDFDIIPIHIHPNTDKASYEKIEKYCESLGLKLQVEPTNLSEMLFGEKEVKNPCFLCGRIRRGILYRMMKEQNINKLALGHHKDDIIETFLMNVFYQGNMKMMKPSYVSEEYGVRVIRPLAYVEESDIIRYVKKQELPVVASDCPYETSENSKRLRVKNLIKELSTENKDVRSVVFNSIKELLD
- a CDS encoding response regulator transcription factor, whose protein sequence is MNILVVQREKKQGEYIAKGLKESGYSVDYTDNLEEASHLLEMISYNLAIIDTVISKKSGVDFCKSIRDISNSIGILFLSSDTDINIKVKALECGGDDYVVKPFPFIELLARVKAILRRTGAKSVVNNTLSIKGLTLNYLTREVYREERKIELTSKEFSLLEYFMRNKNIVLTRTVLKEQIWGIDFLSDTNIVDVYVTHLRNKIDKEFNYKFLQTVRGAGYIFKG